In Massilia forsythiae, one DNA window encodes the following:
- the xdhB gene encoding xanthine dehydrogenase molybdopterin binding subunit, with product MNDAGVPVSTLQPAPGAGSGPDVDSARDPLPDPVREPVAEPVPGSAPAVTAEAPAAPQADTAPAAPRADAAPAPAAAPWAAVGKPAPHESARLHVLGQADYTDDIAEVRGTLHAALGLSARAHARILAIDLSRVRASRGVTAVYTASDIPGTNDCGPIIHDDPILADGLVQYVGQPVFIVVADSHDNARRAARLAEVDYEELPAILTPQAARAAQSYVLPPMRLQRGDAQAAFERAPHRVKGELYVGGQEQFYLEGQIAYAIPQENQGMLVQCSTQHPSEMQHVVAHALGLHSHHVTVECRRMGGGFGGKESQSALWSAAAAVAASLLRRPVKLRADRDDDMLVTGKRHCFHYEYEVGHDDDGRIVAARVDMVSRAGYSADLSGPVATRAVCHFDNAYYLSDVDIRAACGKTNTQSNTAFRGFGGPQGAIAMEYVLDEIARNLGRDALDVRKLNFYGRKGEGRDVTPYGQVIVDNVIHELVDELEAGSDYRACRAAIEAYNRASPVLKKGLALTPVKFGIAFNVTHLNQAGALVHVYVDGSILVNHGGTEMGQGVNTKIMQVVAHELGVDLARVRVTATRTDKVANTSATAASTGADLNGKAAQDAAYQIRQRLAAFAARQYGGDPDGVRFAADTVSVAGHEIPFGDLVAKAYLARVQLWSDGFYATPGLSWDPKTMTGNPFSYFAYGAAVAEVVVDTLTGEWKLTRADALYDAGRSLNPALDIGQVEGAFIQGMGWLTTEELRWNGAGKLTTHAPSTYKIPGVSDCPEDFRVRLFDNANVEDSIHRSKAVGEPPLLLPFSVFFAIRDAISSVGGHRVDPPLQAPATCEAILDAVAAVQAAGAPVRAA from the coding sequence ATGAACGACGCAGGCGTCCCCGTTTCCACCCTCCAGCCGGCCCCCGGCGCCGGCAGCGGACCGGATGTCGACAGCGCGCGCGATCCCTTGCCGGACCCGGTACGCGAACCGGTCGCCGAGCCGGTGCCGGGCAGCGCGCCGGCCGTGACGGCCGAGGCGCCGGCAGCGCCGCAAGCCGATACCGCGCCGGCGGCGCCGCGAGCCGATGCCGCGCCTGCGCCCGCCGCCGCGCCCTGGGCCGCGGTCGGCAAGCCGGCGCCGCACGAATCGGCGCGCCTGCACGTGCTCGGCCAGGCCGACTACACCGACGACATCGCCGAGGTGCGCGGCACCCTGCACGCGGCGCTGGGCCTGTCCGCCAGGGCGCATGCGCGCATCCTCGCCATCGACCTGTCGCGCGTGCGCGCCAGCCGCGGCGTGACGGCGGTGTACACGGCCAGCGACATCCCCGGCACCAACGATTGCGGCCCGATCATCCACGACGATCCGATCCTGGCCGACGGCCTGGTGCAGTACGTCGGCCAGCCGGTCTTCATCGTGGTGGCGGACAGCCACGACAACGCGCGCCGCGCCGCGCGCCTGGCCGAGGTCGACTACGAAGAACTGCCGGCGATCCTGACGCCGCAGGCGGCGCGCGCCGCGCAGTCGTACGTGCTGCCGCCGATGCGCCTGCAGCGCGGCGATGCCCAGGCCGCCTTCGAGCGCGCCCCGCACCGCGTCAAGGGCGAACTGTATGTCGGCGGCCAGGAACAGTTTTACCTGGAAGGGCAGATCGCCTACGCCATCCCGCAGGAAAACCAGGGCATGCTGGTGCAATGCTCGACCCAGCACCCGAGCGAGATGCAGCACGTGGTGGCGCACGCGCTCGGCCTGCATTCGCACCACGTGACGGTCGAGTGCCGGCGCATGGGCGGCGGCTTCGGCGGCAAGGAATCGCAATCGGCGCTGTGGTCCGCCGCCGCCGCGGTGGCGGCCAGCCTGCTGCGCCGTCCGGTCAAGCTGCGCGCCGACCGCGACGACGACATGCTGGTCACCGGCAAGCGCCATTGCTTCCATTACGAGTACGAGGTCGGCCACGACGACGACGGCCGCATCGTCGCGGCGCGCGTCGACATGGTGTCGCGCGCCGGCTATTCGGCCGACCTGTCCGGCCCGGTGGCCACGCGCGCGGTCTGCCACTTCGACAACGCCTATTACCTCTCCGACGTCGATATCCGCGCCGCCTGCGGCAAGACCAACACGCAGTCGAACACCGCCTTCCGCGGCTTCGGCGGGCCGCAGGGCGCGATCGCGATGGAATACGTGCTCGACGAGATCGCGCGCAATCTGGGACGCGACGCGCTCGACGTGCGCAAGCTGAACTTCTACGGCCGCAAGGGGGAAGGGCGCGATGTCACGCCCTACGGCCAGGTCATCGTCGACAACGTCATCCACGAACTGGTGGACGAGCTGGAAGCCGGCAGCGACTACCGCGCCTGCCGCGCCGCCATCGAGGCCTACAACCGCGCCAGCCCGGTGCTCAAGAAGGGCCTGGCGCTCACGCCCGTGAAATTCGGCATCGCCTTCAACGTCACCCACCTGAACCAGGCCGGCGCGCTGGTGCACGTCTACGTGGACGGCTCGATCCTGGTGAACCACGGCGGCACCGAGATGGGGCAGGGCGTCAACACCAAGATCATGCAGGTGGTGGCGCACGAACTGGGCGTGGACCTGGCGCGCGTGCGCGTCACGGCGACCCGCACCGACAAGGTGGCGAATACCTCGGCCACGGCGGCTTCCACCGGCGCCGACCTGAACGGCAAGGCGGCGCAGGATGCGGCGTATCAGATCCGCCAGCGCCTGGCGGCATTCGCCGCGCGCCAGTACGGCGGCGACCCGGACGGCGTGCGCTTCGCGGCGGACACGGTGTCCGTCGCTGGCCACGAGATTCCGTTCGGTGACCTGGTCGCCAAGGCCTATCTGGCGCGCGTGCAGCTGTGGTCGGACGGCTTCTATGCCACGCCGGGCCTGTCGTGGGACCCGAAGACCATGACCGGCAATCCGTTTTCCTACTTCGCCTACGGCGCGGCGGTGGCGGAGGTGGTGGTCGACACCCTCACCGGCGAATGGAAGCTGACCCGCGCCGATGCGCTGTACGACGCCGGCCGCTCGCTCAATCCCGCCCTCGATATCGGCCAGGTCGAAGGCGCCTTCATCCAGGGCATGGGCTGGCTGACCACCGAGGAACTGCGCTGGAACGGCGCCGGCAAGCTGACCACGCACGCGCCGTCGACCTACAAGATCCCGGGCGTGTCGGACTGCCCCGAGGATTTCCGCGTGCGCCTGTTCGACAACGCCAACGTCGAGGATTCGATCCACCGTTCCAAGGCGGTGGGCGAGCCGCCGCTGCTGCTGCCGTTCTCGGTGTTCTTCGCGATCCGCGATGCCATTTCCAGCGTCGGCGGGCACCGCGTCGATCCGCCCCTGCAGGCGCCGGCCACCTGCGAAGCCATCCTGGATGCGGTGGCGGCGGTGCAAGCCGCCGGCGCGCCGGTGCGGGCCGCCTGA
- the xdhA gene encoding xanthine dehydrogenase small subunit, translated as MSTPIRFLFRGAVQEVSGVAPTQTILQHLREDRHCTGTKEGCAEGDCGACTVVIGALEGDDLQLKAVNACIQFTPTLDGKALFTVEDLQQAGGALHPVQQALVECHGSQCGFCTPGFAMSLWGMYLKQAPDAGAPSRCQVDDALSGNLCRCTGYRPIIDAARRMTELPRVAFDRAALADQLRALRRDGGSVYSHAGRAFHAPRTLDELAAARAANPDAVLVAGSTDVGLWVTKQLRELGDIIYLGQVDELRQVREREGDIEIGAGVSLEDAYAAVCRHYPNELGELRQRFASLPIRNAGTLGGNVANGSPIGDSMPWLIALGSMLVLRGPDGERSMPLEDFYLGYQHKAWLPGEFVQALRVPLPQAGTAFRVYKLAKRFDQDISAVCAAFALQLDDGGTVRAARIAFGGMAATPKRALGAESALRGRAWDEAALRDAMAALAGDYTPLSDMRASSTYRMRAAQNLLRRFWLETRIDDPLPPQSVNAFAAGRGAAHVEGA; from the coding sequence ATGTCCACACCGATCCGTTTCCTGTTCCGCGGCGCCGTCCAAGAAGTGAGCGGGGTGGCGCCGACGCAGACCATCCTGCAGCACCTGCGCGAGGACCGCCATTGCACCGGCACCAAGGAAGGCTGCGCCGAAGGCGATTGCGGCGCCTGCACGGTGGTGATCGGCGCGCTGGAAGGCGACGACCTGCAGCTGAAGGCGGTGAACGCCTGCATCCAGTTCACGCCGACGCTGGACGGCAAGGCCCTGTTCACGGTGGAAGACCTGCAGCAGGCCGGCGGCGCACTGCATCCGGTGCAGCAGGCGCTGGTGGAGTGCCACGGTTCGCAATGCGGCTTCTGCACGCCGGGCTTCGCCATGTCGCTGTGGGGCATGTACCTGAAACAGGCGCCGGACGCGGGCGCGCCGAGCCGCTGCCAGGTCGACGACGCCCTGTCCGGCAACCTGTGCCGCTGCACCGGCTACCGCCCGATCATCGACGCCGCCCGCCGCATGACCGAACTGCCGCGCGTGGCATTCGACCGCGCCGCGCTGGCGGACCAGTTGCGCGCGCTGCGGCGCGACGGCGGGTCGGTGTACAGCCACGCCGGCCGCGCCTTCCATGCGCCGCGCACGCTGGACGAGCTGGCGGCGGCGCGTGCGGCCAATCCGGACGCGGTGCTGGTGGCCGGTTCCACCGACGTCGGCCTGTGGGTCACCAAGCAGTTGCGCGAACTCGGCGACATCATCTACCTCGGCCAGGTGGACGAGCTCAGGCAGGTGCGCGAACGGGAAGGCGACATCGAGATCGGCGCCGGCGTGTCGCTGGAAGACGCCTACGCCGCCGTGTGCCGCCACTACCCGAACGAACTGGGCGAACTGCGCCAGCGCTTCGCTTCTCTGCCGATCCGCAATGCCGGCACGCTCGGCGGCAACGTCGCCAACGGCTCGCCGATCGGCGACTCGATGCCGTGGCTGATCGCGCTGGGCAGCATGCTGGTGCTGCGCGGCCCGGACGGCGAACGCAGCATGCCGCTCGAGGATTTCTACCTCGGCTACCAGCACAAGGCCTGGCTGCCGGGTGAGTTCGTGCAGGCGCTGCGGGTGCCGCTGCCGCAGGCCGGCACGGCGTTCCGTGTCTATAAACTGGCCAAGCGCTTCGACCAGGACATCTCGGCCGTGTGCGCCGCCTTTGCGCTGCAGCTGGACGACGGCGGTACGGTGCGCGCGGCGCGCATCGCCTTCGGCGGCATGGCGGCCACGCCGAAGCGCGCCCTCGGGGCGGAAAGCGCGCTGCGCGGCCGCGCCTGGGACGAAGCCGCCCTGCGCGACGCCATGGCGGCGCTGGCCGGCGACTACACGCCGCTGTCGGACATGCGCGCCTCCAGTACCTACCGCATGCGCGCGGCGCAGAACCTGCTGCGCCGCTTCTGGCTCGAGACCCGCATCGACGATCCGCTGCCGCCGCAGTCGGTGAACGCGTTCGCCGCCGGCCGCGGCGCCGCGCATGTGGAAGGAGCATGA
- the xdhC gene encoding xanthine dehydrogenase accessory protein XdhC — MDDWLFAGADGRAAALPEQAVLVTVAHAEGSVPREAGAHLLVGAAAQWGTIGGGHLELRAIERARAMLAEGALAARLERYPLGPGLGQCCGGVVHLAFERVERDELAALAAQVAGRGQDGWRLAALDGSPAAALFDAGGGLLHCGRHAAHARAEHAAAGGAWCGAAAATADAGRAAGAASAAASVPAPIMQHTPQHPPQQGVFPAFDRAGGTHVLRDAAGRRWLADRVAAPHRHVLLFGAGHVGAALVRVLGALPCRVTWVDERADLFPSALPHNVTVEATDTPEAVAAQAAPGAWFLVMTHSHALDQRLAETILQRPGQDWFGLIGSSTKRAQFERRLRERGISQARLDAMACPIGVPGIAGKQPGVIAVAVAAQLLLAWEAIPQLERN, encoded by the coding sequence ATGGACGACTGGCTGTTCGCCGGCGCCGACGGCCGCGCTGCCGCCCTGCCGGAGCAGGCGGTGCTGGTCACGGTCGCGCACGCCGAAGGCTCGGTGCCGCGCGAAGCGGGCGCGCACCTGCTGGTCGGCGCGGCGGCGCAGTGGGGCACCATCGGCGGCGGCCACCTGGAGCTGCGCGCCATCGAGCGCGCCCGCGCCATGCTGGCGGAAGGCGCCCTGGCGGCGCGCCTGGAGCGCTACCCGCTCGGACCCGGCCTGGGCCAGTGCTGCGGCGGCGTGGTGCACCTGGCGTTCGAGCGCGTCGAGCGCGACGAGTTGGCCGCGCTGGCGGCGCAGGTGGCCGGCCGCGGCCAGGATGGCTGGCGCCTGGCGGCGCTGGACGGCTCGCCTGCCGCAGCGCTGTTCGATGCCGGTGGCGGCTTGCTGCATTGCGGCCGCCATGCCGCGCACGCCCGGGCGGAACATGCCGCGGCCGGCGGCGCGTGGTGCGGCGCTGCCGCGGCAACGGCCGACGCCGGCCGGGCGGCGGGCGCGGCATCCGCCGCCGCGTCCGTCCCGGCGCCGATAATGCAACACACGCCGCAGCACCCGCCGCAGCAGGGCGTATTCCCCGCCTTCGACCGCGCCGGCGGCACCCACGTGCTGCGCGACGCCGCCGGCCGGCGCTGGCTGGCCGACCGCGTCGCGGCGCCGCACCGGCACGTGCTGCTGTTCGGCGCCGGCCACGTCGGCGCCGCCCTGGTGCGCGTGCTGGGCGCGCTGCCGTGCCGCGTGACCTGGGTGGACGAGCGCGCCGACCTGTTTCCGTCCGCGCTGCCGCATAATGTCACCGTCGAGGCCACCGATACCCCGGAAGCCGTGGCCGCGCAGGCCGCGCCCGGCGCCTGGTTCCTGGTCATGACCCACAGCCACGCGCTCGACCAGCGCCTGGCCGAGACGATCCTGCAGCGCCCCGGCCAGGACTGGTTCGGCCTGATCGGATCGAGCACCAAGCGTGCGCAGTTCGAACGCCGCCTGCGCGAGCGCGGCATTTCCCAGGCGCGCCTGGATGCCATGGCGTGCCCGATCGGCGTGCCCGGCATCGCCGGCAAGCAGCCCGGCGTGATCGCCGTCGCCGTCGCCGCGCAGCTGCTGCTGGCCTGGGAAGCCATCCCCCAATTAGAGAGAAACTGA
- the puuE gene encoding allantoinase PuuE produces the protein MNDSIQHYPRDLTGYGRNPPHPQWPGEARIALQFVLNYEEGAENSVLHGDPASETFLSEIIGAQAFSMRHMSMESLYEYGSRAGLWRILRLFEERKLPLTVFGVAMALQRHPEAAAACRELGHEIACHGLRWISYQHVDEATERAHMREAVAILRELTGEAPQGWYTGRDSPNTRRLVVEHGGFDYDSDYYGDDLPFWTRIEIAGEDGAPLAKPHLVVPYTLDTNDMRFAAMQGFNSGTQFFDYLKDAFDVLYAEGDPNGLNQPKMLSIGLHCRLAGRPARAASLARFLDYVQRHNHVWITRRIDIARHWRAVHPFVG, from the coding sequence ATGAACGACAGCATCCAGCACTATCCGCGCGACCTGACCGGCTACGGCCGCAATCCGCCCCATCCGCAATGGCCGGGCGAGGCGCGCATCGCCCTGCAGTTCGTGCTCAACTACGAGGAGGGCGCCGAGAACAGCGTGCTGCACGGCGACCCGGCCTCGGAAACCTTTTTGTCGGAGATCATCGGCGCCCAGGCCTTTTCGATGCGCCACATGAGCATGGAATCGCTGTACGAGTACGGCTCGCGCGCCGGGCTGTGGCGCATCCTGCGCCTGTTCGAGGAACGCAAGCTGCCGCTGACGGTGTTCGGGGTGGCGATGGCGCTCCAGCGCCATCCGGAAGCGGCGGCGGCATGCCGCGAGCTGGGCCACGAGATCGCCTGCCACGGCCTGCGCTGGATCTCGTACCAGCACGTCGACGAAGCCACCGAGCGCGCCCACATGCGCGAGGCGGTCGCCATCCTGCGCGAACTGACCGGGGAAGCGCCGCAGGGCTGGTACACCGGACGCGATTCGCCGAACACGCGCCGGCTGGTGGTCGAGCACGGCGGCTTCGACTACGACAGCGATTACTATGGCGACGACCTGCCGTTCTGGACCCGGATCGAGATCGCAGGAGAAGACGGCGCGCCGCTGGCGAAGCCGCACCTGGTGGTGCCGTACACGCTGGACACCAACGACATGCGCTTCGCCGCCATGCAGGGCTTCAATTCCGGTACCCAGTTCTTCGATTATCTGAAAGATGCCTTCGACGTGCTGTACGCCGAGGGCGACCCGAACGGCCTGAACCAGCCGAAGATGCTGTCGATCGGCCTGCATTGCCGCCTGGCCGGGCGGCCGGCGCGGGCGGCCTCGCTGGCGCGCTTCCTGGATTATGTGCAGCGCCACAACCATGTTTGGATCACGCGCCGCATCGACATCGCGCGCCACTGGCGGGCGGTGCACCCCTTCGTCGGCTAG
- a CDS encoding methyl-accepting chemotaxis protein — protein sequence MSIKRRIWALPVISAVIFGLGVAVSTSFASRALDSIHTTESTDFPLLDASKALTAEIQSVTDGLRDAVSEGDKARIGQVNEQANRVRARLAKVVRIAGMEDTGKRLSKEFEDYLAPAVSAAKIMLDMEQGDPQATVTRMQGALGVLNKDVAAFAAQAQQKFASGIANSESSVRRVLVTTIATALVVILTMVAVSWFVVRTIWQQLGGEPKYARDITRAVAAGDLSMEIRLEAGDQHSLLAALQDMRARLANMVSGIKTSAETIAVASAEIASGNADLASRTESQAGRLENTTRAMESLTDTVRANAANANQANQLVVSASDIATRGGEVVGNVVQTMGAINSSAGKIVEIISVIDGIAFQTNILALNAAVEAARAGEQGRGFAVVAGEVRNLAQRSAAAAKEIKELIGDSVAKVNAGSALVDQAGVTMEQIVASVRKVHDIMAEISEAGQRQTEGIEQIGRAIDDMDQMTQQNSALVEQASAAAESLTDQTGQLSGALAVFKLADAGGRPAMQGTHSARPAPLALAG from the coding sequence ATGAGCATCAAGCGCAGGATCTGGGCACTACCGGTCATTTCGGCCGTCATCTTCGGCCTCGGCGTCGCCGTCAGCACCAGTTTCGCCAGCCGTGCGCTGGATTCGATCCACACCACCGAAAGCACCGATTTCCCGCTGCTGGATGCCTCCAAGGCGCTGACGGCCGAGATCCAGAGCGTCACCGACGGCTTGCGCGACGCGGTCAGCGAAGGCGACAAGGCACGTATCGGCCAGGTGAACGAACAAGCCAACCGGGTGCGCGCGCGCCTGGCCAAGGTGGTCAGGATCGCCGGCATGGAAGACACCGGCAAGCGCCTGTCGAAGGAATTCGAGGATTACCTGGCGCCGGCGGTATCCGCCGCCAAGATCATGCTCGACATGGAGCAAGGCGATCCGCAGGCCACGGTGACGCGCATGCAGGGCGCGCTGGGCGTGCTGAACAAGGACGTGGCGGCATTTGCCGCACAGGCGCAGCAGAAATTTGCCAGCGGTATCGCCAACAGCGAATCGAGCGTGCGCCGCGTGCTGGTCACCACCATCGCCACCGCCCTGGTCGTGATCCTGACCATGGTCGCCGTGTCCTGGTTCGTGGTGCGCACCATCTGGCAGCAATTGGGCGGCGAGCCGAAGTATGCGCGCGACATCACCCGCGCGGTGGCCGCCGGCGACCTGTCGATGGAAATCCGCCTGGAGGCCGGCGACCAGCACAGCCTGCTGGCCGCGCTGCAGGACATGCGCGCGCGCCTGGCCAACATGGTATCCGGCATCAAGACCTCGGCCGAGACCATCGCCGTGGCCAGCGCCGAGATCGCCAGCGGCAACGCCGACCTGGCCAGCCGCACGGAGTCGCAGGCCGGACGCCTGGAAAACACCACGCGCGCCATGGAATCGCTCACCGACACCGTGCGCGCCAACGCCGCCAACGCCAACCAGGCCAACCAGCTGGTGGTGTCGGCCAGCGATATCGCCACCCGCGGCGGCGAAGTGGTCGGCAACGTGGTGCAGACCATGGGCGCCATCAATTCTTCGGCCGGCAAGATCGTCGAGATCATCTCGGTGATCGACGGCATCGCCTTCCAGACCAACATCCTGGCATTGAACGCGGCGGTGGAAGCGGCGCGCGCCGGCGAGCAGGGGCGCGGCTTCGCGGTCGTGGCCGGCGAGGTACGCAACCTGGCCCAGCGCAGCGCCGCCGCCGCCAAGGAAATCAAGGAACTGATCGGCGACTCGGTGGCCAAGGTCAACGCCGGCTCGGCGCTGGTCGACCAGGCCGGCGTGACCATGGAGCAGATCGTGGCCTCGGTGCGCAAGGTGCACGACATCATGGCCGAGATCAGCGAAGCCGGCCAGCGCCAGACCGAAGGCATCGAACAGATCGGCCGCGCCATCGACGACATGGACCAGATGACGCAGCAGAATTCCGCGCTGGTCGAGCAAGCCTCGGCCGCGGCCGAATCGCTGACCGACCAGACCGGCCAGTTGTCGGGCGCGCTGGCCGTGTTCAAGCTGGCCGACGCGGGCGGCCGCCCGGCCATGCAAGGTACACACAGCGCGCGTCCGGCGCCGCTGGCACTGGCCGGCTGA
- the uraH gene encoding hydroxyisourate hydrolase, with the protein MGKLSTHVLDTAQGRPAAGVAVELYEAGDAGRTLLKRAVTNADGRCDGPLLEGDALRAGRYELVFAAGDYFAAHGIPLPEPRFVDRVTIAFGVADASQNYHVPLVVTPWSYSTYRGS; encoded by the coding sequence ATGGGAAAACTCAGCACCCACGTGCTCGACACGGCGCAAGGCAGGCCCGCCGCCGGCGTGGCGGTGGAATTGTACGAAGCCGGCGACGCCGGCCGCACTTTGCTCAAGCGCGCCGTCACCAACGCCGACGGCCGCTGCGACGGCCCGCTGCTGGAAGGCGATGCCCTGCGCGCCGGGCGCTACGAACTGGTATTCGCCGCCGGCGATTATTTTGCGGCGCACGGCATCCCGTTGCCGGAGCCGCGCTTCGTCGACCGCGTCACGATCGCCTTCGGCGTGGCCGACGCTTCCCAGAACTACCACGTGCCGCTGGTGGTGACGCCGTGGTCGTATTCGACCTACCGCGGCAGCTGA